The following nucleotide sequence is from Rattus rattus isolate New Zealand chromosome 7, Rrattus_CSIRO_v1, whole genome shotgun sequence.
cTGGTGGGAACAGGTGACAGACACACCTGCATGGCACTCAGGTGTCTGGCCGTGGTGTCCATGCCCTCCcgtttctgtctccctgtccagtCTCTCCCACGAGCTTCGGGTGGCCTGCATGGAGAGGAAAAAGGTAGAGATTCAGAGCTCAGACCCTTCTGCTCTGGCGAGTGACCGCTTTAACTTCATCCTGGTGAGTGAGATGTGTCTGTCGGTGTCTGTGCCTGCCATTTCTGGCTTGGTGTTGTGTTCACTAAGCCTGGCTAACAAGATGCCGATTacgtgggggaaaaaaaaagatgtcttccttttggtttggtggggttttgttgggtatgtgtgggtgtgtgtgggtgtgggtgtccaTCACTCACCCTTCAGTCCCATCCTGTGAAATAAACCTGGGTCTGGCCACATACGACAAACAGTGTCTTCTCTCCGGCTGTGCACAGTGTGGGCAGGATCCAGGTGCCATCAGCTGCAGCATGGTGGGTTCCTTCGTTCAATGTCCCTGACTTCAGTGGCAGGGCCATTCGTACCTCCATCACACCATTTGTAGGAAGTGGAAAGTCTCTGTATTCACTGAGACCTGGAGTGGAAATCAATCCAACTACCAGAGTCTAGGGTCCGGAATGCATTGTTAAGGAGCCAGAGCGTACCCTCCCTCTTCCATGGGCCCCCTGAGCGCTTGTCATCCTTCCTGGAGGCCAAGGGAAAGCCTTGGAGGCTGAGACGAGACCATGGAAGCAGTGATCGGTTGGGAAGATGGGAGGCTAAAGTACAGAGTGACCCTTGAGGCCAGTGTTGAGGCCTCCTGGTCCAGCAGAAAGAAGTATTGGGGTCAGTCCCCAGTCTCTGCTGCTCAGCCCTCCTGAGGGCCTGGTGACGGGACAGCAGGCACTTTGCTGCCATGGGTCCCCTTGAGCTCCTCCCCTAGCCATGTGCCTGTGGTAGAGCAGCCGTCCTGTGACCCAGCATCCCGTGTGACCAGCTGGGTAGTACCCAGAGCCAGCCAGAGGACTGGGAAGGCGTCTTGACCCACTTGATTCCCATCATTGGTGGGTACATCCAGGCACATAACTCTTCAAGACTGTAGGAGGAATTTCACGAGTGTGTCTTGTCTGTCTAGACTTTTATCAGAGGAAACTTAACGGGCTTTTTAAGACAAGGAGACTCTACTTCAGGCTGGCTCACAATCACTTCCCCTGCCATAAttagcttcctgagtgttgggattacaggtcggtcctttgttgtatatttaaattaaatgaggcagggtctcactatgtagctgtctAGGACTCAGAGCTCTTTGTGGGTTTTATGGTGGCCACATGGTATGGTCCTCCCAGACTTGTTTCTGAGGTGGTCACTAAGGTCACCAGACTTCCTGGTCAGGCCCTCATTTTGCCATCTTTTCAGTGCCTCAGAGATGGCAGGGCAGACTCTGGGAGATCACTTTGCTGGAGTGTAGTCACTGAGCGGGAGCTAAGGTGGGTCCCTGCCTTACTCCTTCATGGAGAGGAGCTTAGGCAGCCCACATGAGAGATCACCTGCAGCCTGTTTCCCTCCAGGCAGACACTACCAGTGACCGCCTCTTCACGGTGAATGACGTCAAAATCGGAGGCTCCAAGTACGGCATCATCAGCCTGCAGGGTCTGAAGGCCCCCACGTTCGAGGTGCACATGCATGAGAACCTGTACTTTACCAACAGGAAGGTAGGTCCTGTCTCCACCCTCTAGCTCTTGCCTTTGGACCTAGGCCACTGCTGTAGTTGGCTGAAttcagagagggaaagggaaaacgGCTTGGTGAAGACTGAAGGATCCATCTCACTTTCCAAGGGACAGATGGTTTGCTAATTCCTGAGAGGCCACAGGATGAGCAAGTCCCAGAGAGCCGTAACATCTGAAGAGAAGTTTAGGTGGTTGGGGTGAGCTCAAGGCAGGGTGCTTTCAGTGGCCATGCGAGATTCTTTTCTGAAGGATCAGAACTGATCTGGAGGGGCGTGGTTCCTGGAATACAGCCATCACAGCCTAGATGGGGTCCTTCGCTGGGCATCCCAAAATGTCAGGTACTCCATCccgtagccttttttttttttttttttttttttgagctggggaccaaacctagggccttgcgcttgctaggcaagcactctaccactgagctaaatccccaaccccatcccgtAGCCTTTATGTTGCGTCTAAGGCAGTGACTTCCTGTTCACTAAGACATAAACCACAGCGAGACACTGGTAAAAATGGCATGGGGAGCCCAATGCGGTAGCTGTGATCTCACTCAGCACACAGAAAGCTGAGACTGGAGGGTCGCTGTTGACtgaaggctagcctgtgctacaaggTGAGTCTAGCTGTACCTTTTTCTGTctcagaggaggtggagaaaggaaggaaagaaagaaaaccctaaaGGGTGAAGCAAGACACAGGACACCTTTGGTTAAAAGTTAGGTTTGTTTCCTGGTCCTGTGAAAATAGaggatacaaataaataagtcttgaaaaaacaaccaaagggctggagagatggctcagtggttaaaggcactgactgctcttccagagggcctgagttcaattcccagcaaccacatggtggctcacaaccatctgtaatgagatctggatctgatgccctcttctggtgtgtctgaagacagctacagcatactttgatataataaataaataaatctttaaaaaaaaaaataagagaatacaGGTCTagcttgggggaggggactgTTGACAGATAACTTAGCTTGGGACCCATGCTGATGTGCAAGAACTGAAGCCTGGAGTTTactccttcccattcccctcaAGACCTAAGAGATCTGCACAGGGAGCTCCACCATCCTCAGGATGCTCCTTGCAGCCCATTTTAAGAGCAAAACCTGAAGAAGGAAATCACGTCAGATTAAGGGTGAGttagtggtagagtgtttgcctagcatgttcaGAGCTTTGCGTTTGGTCTCGGCATTGCAGGGAGTGGAGGCGTCATGAGTTTGTGCCTCTACaagtctgtcctttctttctctctcccttttctccttcttccttccttttttttctctttaattttaaggggtgtgtatgcgtgtgtgcacatatgtctatgtgtccagaagagggagttagTGCTCacggtgctgggacccaaactcaggtcctccgtaAACGCAGCGcgtgctgaaccatctctgcgGTCCCTTCCAGCCGTCTTCTAGGAAACCATTTTGCCGTTGTTCTCTGTGGTCAGCAGTCACCCtagtctctctctcctgctccccacaGGTGAACTCTGTGTGCTGGGCCTCGCTCAATCACTTGGACTCCCACATTCTGTATCCTTCCGCAGACGAAATGGTTCAGTAGACAGCCATGCTATCTGTGGAGGTGGCAGAGAGGGGTGTCTCACCTTTTAGGGAAAGACCACACCTGGGTCCACAACAGGGAGTCTCCATAAGGAACCGAAGTACAGAGGTGACTGTTTCTAGGATGATGCATCAGACATCTGGGACTTGAAGTATAGTGGCTAGGGATAGCGTTGGGCCCTAGAAGTCTGGCCCCAGGGTCCACCTGTTCTACCGCTGATATATGCTCATGGGTCACCAGACAGACCCAGCATCCCTGCCATGGGGTTTGTTTTGGCAAGGGAATAAAGTAGAAAGGATTAGCACATCCCTAAGAAGGTACCCACTgtgaggtggagggaggaagctGCAGTTAGGGAAACAGAAGGCCATGAAGGGAAGGAGGTCTTTTGACCCCAAGCACAAGACTAGATCTTAGGCCCTGTGGTTGTGGAACACACTGGTCTCTGTGCACTCAGAGCTCGCAGGGCTTCTCTAGGACTGCAGTAGCTCACTGTGACGGCGCCTGTGCTCGCTGTGTGAAATTTGTTTCACACACATACGTTCATGACACTCGTCATGGGTTCAATCTCTTAGCTGGTTGGACTTGAGACTTAGTTCATCGTGTGCACAGGCAAGTACACATGTGGGCATGTTACACCATGGCCTTACCTGCCTCACTTCACCCCGAGAAGCCCAGTTCTTGAGTAGAAGACGGGAAGCAGATTGCATGGGACTAAGAGCTTTTTATGGTGTCTGTGACATTTTGTTCCCGAAGAAACAGAAACCGAGTGTGGAAAGTGTAAAAAGTGTCACATCTGGACAGGATTCTCTGCCCTACTTGGCGTTTTATAACTTCCTGAAGGATACTGATAGCATCCTTCTCccagaggatggccctgtctgTACCTCACTATCCTTAGCAGATTTCCTTCCAGGCTGTGCCTCATGGGCCTTGCAGAGACGCCAGGCTGTGCCACCTTGCTCCCAGCATCACTGTTTGTCAGCAGTCACCAAGGTACGGAGGCCTTTCCTtagctttgggggaaaaaaatgcttGAGGAtgtgtcctctgtctctgtgggGGGCCTTAGGAATGTGGGTACCAGAAGCTGGGTTGGCCGCTGTTCCACACATTAGGCAGAATGGACAACACTGAGGAGAAACTGTCAAAGTCTACCCCAGGAATGCTGCATTTTAGCTGCAGCTTTTTTAAACCCTTTGAGGCCGTGTCAGCAGCTAGAGCAAAAGTGCACATGACTAGCAAGACATTAAGACGCTGGCCTGAGCTGCTGGTAGCCATCATTCAGAGGCATTGATTCAGCCCTCGTGTGATAGGCACGCTGGCTGGCAGCACTCTGCCCCTGCGGACAGACTTCCgcatgctgtcttcagactctcAGAGATGGCATCTGCCGGGTGGGGTCAGCTCCAAGAGTGCAGGCTCCAGGCAGAGCAGGCCCAAAGCATAGCTACTGCATTCCCACGTCCAAGCACATTGCTTGACCTCTGTCTCAAGCAGAGACCCAGCAGGTTCCTTGTGGAAGTAGGTGAAACTGTGAACATTTAGCCTTTTGGCATCTCACTGCCCAACATCTTGTGGGGCACGCACTGTACAGATAAGGAAACGGAAGTCTTGGTCCAAGAGttcaaggggggtgggggggagtgaaCCCATTATTACTGACATCTTTCTGTTGTAAACCCTTCATTCCTACTTTGGAACTCCATCTGCATGACCTCATCAAATCCTAGTCACTTTCCAAAGGCTTTGTCACAGAAATACATCAGCATATGACTTGGGGGGTGACTGTAGTAAATATGAACTCTGGGAAACACCTAACTCATGGCTGGGGTCTGAGCTGCGTTCCCAGTGCTATCCTAGATCTGTGATTGCTAACCTGGTATCATGGAGAGGTGTCCCTAGGCCTAGAAGGCAGCcgtgttttactttgtttctcttaGCAGGTACCGACCAGCCTGGCATGCTGTGTAGTTTCCGGATCCCCGGGGCCTGGTCCTGTGCCTGGTCCTTGAACGTCCAGGCAAATAACTGCTTCAGTACAGGTAAGCCACCTCCCTGGGTGTCGGGTCCAGAGCTCCAGAGACCTGAAGACCCCATGCAGTTCCTCTTCCCCAGACTGCCAGCATCCCTCAGGGATGTTTGTCTCCACCAGGTTTGTCTCGGAGGGTCCTGTTGACCAACGTGGTGACAGGACACCGGCAGTCATATTGGACCAACAGTGACGTCTTGGCCCAGCAGTTTGCAGTCAAGGTTAGTTGGATTGGGGCTAATTAGAATGTTCCTTACAGTGGAACATTTACGGGAGTGAAACTGGATTTCCCTGCTGTACCATCTGGGCCAGCGCCTCTTATGAGGAAAAGCATGGGAGGGGTCAGCGGGCTactctgttggtttgtttgggtttgtggttgctgttggttggtgggtttgttttactttggttttcttgaaacagtctcactatgtaaccatgATTGGAACTCTTTATGGAGGTCAGGCTACCCTTGAAttctgaggttaaaggtgtgggccagCAGCCCAGAAGGATTCCTAAGCTCCAAGAGAGCAGGTCTGAGCTGATGGGGAACTGTCTCCCGACAGCTGTTAGCAGGCCTTGGATATTGCACGAGTCGGGACAGATCATTTGTGAAATTCTAAGTGGGGACTATGGCTGCAGCTCTCgagtagagtgcctgcctagcagtCCATCCTGCAGCTCTGATACTGACTCATAGCTCTTAAGCAGTCTCACAGAACTGACAGGTCAGATGGGAAATGGCATTGTCTTCGTTACTGTATTTCAAGGACTTAGCtatagaaaatgctatctttctttaaaagaattgcAGGAGGGGGTCACTGACCTGTGTTGGGCAGGAGCAGAACTGACCATTCAGCCCTTCATCCATCTgtaataaaaccacacatttaacTGAGCTGTCTGCTCTCCCATCAGTCCATCACCTCAGATCTCACCAGAGCCATTGTGGACACAGGGAGACATTACTTAGGCCTTAGAAAAGAAGCCTAAGGGGACCATGATCTAACCTCCAGGCACCTATAGGCTCACCACAAGTGACACTGGAGGAGGCACCGGgtctacctttaatcccaacactcaggaggtagaggtaggcagatctcttgagttctgtggccagccagggctgttacacagagaaaccctcatctcaaaacaacaacaaaaagtcagtCTCTCTTCTAACTCCACTGAGCCCTAATGCCAAGGCATGCCCTTCCTTATGGCCAGGTAGTAAAAACTGGGCACTGTTCCCCTCTCCACAGACTCCTTTGCTGTTTAATGGCTGTCGTTCTGGGGAGATCTTTGCCATTGACCTGCGTTCTCCAAGTCAAGCCAAGGGCTGGAAGGCTACTCAAATCTTCCATGACTCAGCAGTGACCTCTGTGCAGGTCTTCAAGGAGGAGCAGTACCTGATGGTGTCAGACATGGCTGGAAAGGTAGGGAATACTGACCTCAGGCCTCAGGATAGCAGGGTGCAGGTCATGGCACACAGATGTACCAAGACCCAGACTATCCTTTGCCGCTCCATGAGCTTAACCTTGCCTGGATAGAAGTGCGGAGGGCCTCTGTTCTGCGTTTCTGATGGGCAGGAGTCGGAGGCCTCCGTCTAGGCCACTGAGATCAGGTCACCCTTCGCCTGCATACCTGGTCGTTGCTGTGTGCCTGCTAGACTCTTCCCAAGAAACCCTCTGTGCTTCTGCCTACAGATCAAGCTGTGGGACCTGAGGGCCACTAAATGTGTGAGACAGTATGAAGGTCACGTGAATGAGTACGCCTACCTGCCACTGCATATGCACGAGGAGGAAGGAATCCTGGTGGCAGGTGTGTAGGGATTGGGAGTTCCCATCCGTCAAGTGCTACCCATAAGGGCTCTCACATCTTAAACAGCAGAGGGAAAAGGGGTAAATAAAGGGAATTATGGACCACTGAGATATCAACAGCTAGCCCTCTGTCAGCAGGTCAGTGGCAGGCAGCACCCCAGAAATAGGCAGTTAGGGACAGAGTTGGACATTGGGCCTCTTTGAATCACAGGATTCCATCAGACACCATCTTGCCTAAAAGCTcacttagatgctgagaaattaaGGATTCTAAAGTGCTTGGATCCTGGCCTTTTAACATAGCCGTGATCTACCAAGGAGCAGCAGCTATCTGGCTACTCAGCCC
It contains:
- the Dcaf4 gene encoding DDB1- and CUL4-associated factor 4 isoform X1, coding for MDKNIWKSRRRRGRSHHRSPALRQCDSSERYTSGASQSSQDSGHHDVECPSTSSSRAGESSVPDLPGFYFDPEKNRYFRLLPGHNNCNPLTKEGIQLKEMESRRLQLLQQEDKQKKKIARVGFNASSILRKNQLGFLNFSSYCRLSHELRVACMERKKVEIQSSDPSALASDRFNFILADTTSDRLFTVNDVKIGGSKYGIISLQGLKAPTFEVHMHENLYFTNRKVNSVCWASLNHLDSHILLCLMGLAETPGCATLLPASLFVSSHQAGTDQPGMLCSFRIPGAWSCAWSLNVQANNCFSTGLSRRVLLTNVVTGHRQSYWTNSDVLAQQFAVKTPLLFNGCRSGEIFAIDLRSPSQAKGWKATQIFHDSAVTSVQVFKEEQYLMVSDMAGKIKLWDLRATKCVRQYEGHVNEYAYLPLHMHEEEGILVAVGQDCYTRIWSLHDARLLRTIPSPCPTSKANIPSVAFSPRLGGPRGAPGLLMAVQQDLYCFPYSSSCPDGLKEGRWEPSSVSKEDIL
- the Dcaf4 gene encoding DDB1- and CUL4-associated factor 4 isoform X3 — translated: MHENLYFTNRKVNSVCWASLNHLDSHILLCLMGLAETPGCATLLPASLFVSSHQAGTDQPGMLCSFRIPGAWSCAWSLNVQANNCFSTGLSRRVLLTNVVTGHRQSYWTNSDVLAQQFAVKTPLLFNGCRSGEIFAIDLRSPSQAKGWKATQIFHDSAVTSVQVFKEEQYLMVSDMAGKIKLWDLRATKCVRQYEGHVNEYAYLPLHMHEEEGILVAVGQDCYTRIWSLHDARLLRTIPSPCPTSKANIPSVAFSPRLGGPRGAPGLLMAVQQDLYCFPYSSSCPDGLKEGRWEPSSVSKEDIL
- the Dcaf4 gene encoding DDB1- and CUL4-associated factor 4 isoform X2, encoding MDKNIWKSRRRRGRSHHRSPALRQCDSSERYTSGASQSSQDSGHHDVECPSTSSSRAGESSVPDLPGFYFDPEKNRYFRLLPGHNNCNPLTKEGIQLKEMESRRLQLLQQEDKQKKKIARVGFNASSILRKNQLGFLNFSSYCRLSHELRVACMERKKVEIQSSDPSALASDRFNFILADTTSDRLFTVNDVKIGGSKYGIISLQGLKAPTFEVHMHENLYFTNRKVNSVCWASLNHLDSHILLCLMGLAETPGCATLLPASLFVSSHQGTDQPGMLCSFRIPGAWSCAWSLNVQANNCFSTGLSRRVLLTNVVTGHRQSYWTNSDVLAQQFAVKTPLLFNGCRSGEIFAIDLRSPSQAKGWKATQIFHDSAVTSVQVFKEEQYLMVSDMAGKIKLWDLRATKCVRQYEGHVNEYAYLPLHMHEEEGILVAVGQDCYTRIWSLHDARLLRTIPSPCPTSKANIPSVAFSPRLGGPRGAPGLLMAVQQDLYCFPYSSSCPDGLKEGRWEPSSVSKEDIL